The Drosophila innubila isolate TH190305 chromosome 3R unlocalized genomic scaffold, UK_Dinn_1.0 2_E_3R, whole genome shotgun sequence genome has a segment encoding these proteins:
- the LOC117789505 gene encoding uncharacterized protein LOC117789505: protein MWPWHWSIAVSVCLALVLHHSDAQELLATALPAATSTSTLPQSSVHSDAARSAARAGGSLVAHSDVYIARNQRECFETRNLVSCIKYRASKLIWKLATNGMGFFPNEYERQLEKPRWLRLVQLGEPSDEIVVFNDAKSLEGDNEFIRIFKFLKRSMETFGRNHGVQLALPTGTGARVVDETEARLHKKKRKLLIILPLIILMKIAHLKMTMVTLLLGVLGMNVLLVGGTGWLIHYLKYKTLCKIHPHLVQSHSHVYDSDPAEYSQFLGSSFSNSYNPSSPHEVNVNGYSKDWATSKAYNGYNYLDTISKRTQ from the exons atgTGGCCATGGCATTGGAGTATTGCTGTATCTGTCTGTTTGGCACTGGTGCTGCACCATAGCGATGCACAGGAGCTACTTGCCACAGCGTTGCCTGCAGCAACTTCAACCTCAACCTTGCCACAGTCCAGTGTCCACTCGGATGCAGCGAGATCTGCAGCACGTGCTGGTGGCTCTTTAGTTGCTCACAGTGATGTCTACATTGCACGCAATCAAAGGGAATGCTTTGAGACGCGCAATCTAGTGTCCTGCATTAAGTACAGGGCATCGAAGCTCATTTGGAAACTGGCCACCAACGGCATGGGCTTCTTTCCCAATGAGTATGAGCGGCAGCTGGAGAAACCACGCTGGCTGAGACTTGTGCAGCTGGGTGAGCCGTCCGATGAGATTGTGGTGTTCAATGATGCCAAGAGTCTGGAAG GGGACAATGAGTTCATTCGCATTTTCAAGTTCCTCAAGCGATCCATGGAGACCTTCGGACGCAATCATGGAGTGCAGCTGGCATTGCCCACGGGCACAGGTGCGAGGGTTGTGGATGAGACAG AAGCTCGTTTACATAAAAAGAAGAGGAAATTGCTCATCATTTTACCGCTGATTATATTGATGAAAATAGCCCACTTAAAGATGACCATGGTCACATTGCTGTTGGGAGTGCTGGGCATGAATGTGCTGTTGGTGGGCGGTACTGGCTGGCTAATACACTATCTTAAGTACAAGACTCTGTGCAAGATACACCCACATTTGGTGCAATCCCACTCGCATGTCTACGACTCCGATCCGGCGGAATACTCCCAGTTCCTGGGCAGCAGCTTCTCCAACAGCTACAATCCATCCAGTCCGCATGAGGTCAACGTCAATGGCTACAGCAAAGACTGGGCCACGAGTAAGGCATACAACGGCTATAACTATTTGGACACCATTAGCAAGCGGACTCAGTGA